In Scylla paramamosain isolate STU-SP2022 chromosome 29, ASM3559412v1, whole genome shotgun sequence, a genomic segment contains:
- the LOC135115793 gene encoding probable serine/threonine-protein kinase irlA, with translation MVSERLGRLIERSSGINGYHPASWCAVCGRTGSSPTVKRSDTLVTSPPLSVIEEQEVEGDVSDLRKEELGKLMKDLRRELASTKSQLQSYRFVTDDLIDQRRLLVKALNIVDTLIATRVGEGIQQRSIACTSRFRYIGGEDISNTPTPPPKTPMMPQHHCSPNHKMAVSHPDTPLSGLKALCLKKNLLIQYKPQTAEQRETSAEDRKTPLPRRENTARSANKESETESLLRPQQHRLQQGSLQVNGSPHGRYWRKKRAARSGNTTPEAETAPEPRRQPRHEAIPPRLQQQRQQQQQRQQQQQGQQQQQQQQQQQQQQQQQQPRRRQQQQGKCCSDWPAG, from the exons ATGGTGTCTGAGCGTCTAGGGCGCCTTATTGAGAGGTCGAGTGGTATCAATGGCTACCACCCTGCCTCCTGGTGTGCTGTCTGTGGCCGCACGGGGTCATCTCCAACAGTGAAACG CAGTGACACCCTAgttacctcccctcccctctcggTGATTGAAGAGCAGGAAGTTGAGGGTGACGTGAGTGACTTAAGAAAGGAGGAGCTGGGGAAGCTAATGAAAGATCTCCGCCGTGAACTGGCCTCGACCAAAAGCCAGCTGCAAAGCTACAGGTTCGTCACGGACGACCTCATTGATCAGCGGCGATTGCTGGTGAAGGCTCTGAATATTGTAGACACCCTCATCGCCACTCGCGTCGGCGAAGGAATACAACAGAGGTCAATAGCGTGCACATCCAGGTTTCGGTATAttgggggagagg ACATTAGTAACACCCCAACACCACCCCCAAAGACACCAATGATGCCACAACACCACTGCagccccaaccacaaaatggctgtcTCTCACCCCGACACTCCCCTCAGC GGCCTCAAGGCGCTCTGTCTCAAGAAGAATTTGCTGATTCAGTACAAACCCCAAACAG CGGAGCAGCGAGAGACATCAGCAGAGGATAGGAAAACACCCCTACCAAGAAGGGAAAATACCGCCAGGAGCGCTAACAAAGAGAGTGAGACGGAGAGTCTGCTCCGACCCCAGCAGCACCGTCTTCAGCAAGGCAGCCTGCAGGTAAACGGGTCACCCCACGGACGATACTGGCGAAAAAAGAGGGCTGCACGAAGTGGCAACACAACCCCGGAAGCTGAAACGGCACCTGAACCAAGGCGTCAGCCACGACACGAGGCGATCCCACCAAGGCTGcagcaacagcggcagcagcaacagcagcggcagcagcaacagcaggggcagcagcaacagcagcagcagcagcagcagcagcagcaacaacaacagcagcagccgcggcggcggcagcagcagcagggaaaGTGTTGTAGTGACTGGCCAGCCGGCTAG